In Roseofilum casamattae BLCC-M143, the following proteins share a genomic window:
- the xseA gene encoding exodeoxyribonuclease VII large subunit: MTSPLPNLLVPETAVSVGDLTAYVQERLEGDEHLHHLWITGEVSSASQYSSGLFFTLQDPEVKASISCVAWKSMLSRLVATPTSGEHIIVLGSLRVYPPRGQYQLIVHQALPAGEGLQALRYRQLRDRLSALGYFDLERKRQLPSHPQIVAAITSPQAAAWGDIRRTLKRRYPGLHVLFSPALVQGKQSPASIVKAIRRVERDGRAEVIILARGGGATEDLAGFNDERVVEAIANCSIPIISGIGHQRDESLADLAADLCVHTPTAAADYAVPELETLTSEHEERCLTLKNAMQTYLDRQDDRLQRLRNSLERLQPDRQIERERQTLHWKRRQSIQLILQYLQRETQRCEYLRQKLATLDPNRVLKRGYAVVRTEEGAIARSTTSLQLDRELSIQLSEGTVHVKIVRIVP; encoded by the coding sequence ATGACCTCGCCGTTACCCAACTTACTCGTTCCCGAAACCGCCGTGTCGGTGGGAGATCTGACGGCTTACGTGCAAGAGCGCCTAGAAGGTGACGAACACTTGCACCATCTCTGGATAACTGGCGAAGTTTCCAGCGCCAGTCAGTATAGTAGTGGGTTATTTTTTACCTTACAAGATCCAGAGGTGAAAGCCAGTATCAGTTGCGTGGCCTGGAAGAGCATGTTATCTCGGCTGGTTGCAACACCAACGTCTGGAGAACATATTATCGTCTTAGGCTCTCTACGAGTTTATCCTCCTAGAGGTCAGTATCAATTAATCGTCCATCAAGCCTTACCCGCTGGAGAAGGCTTACAAGCATTGCGCTATCGGCAATTACGCGATCGCCTGAGTGCTTTGGGTTACTTTGACTTAGAGCGCAAGCGCCAACTCCCCTCTCATCCGCAAATTGTTGCGGCAATTACCTCGCCGCAAGCGGCTGCCTGGGGAGATATTCGGCGTACCCTAAAGCGACGTTATCCCGGCTTGCATGTTTTGTTCTCCCCAGCTTTGGTGCAAGGAAAGCAATCTCCAGCATCAATCGTGAAAGCAATTAGGCGAGTCGAGCGAGATGGTCGCGCGGAAGTCATTATTTTAGCTCGAGGAGGAGGAGCAACAGAAGATTTAGCCGGTTTCAATGACGAACGGGTGGTGGAGGCGATCGCAAACTGCTCGATTCCGATTATTTCTGGCATCGGCCATCAACGAGATGAATCTTTAGCCGATCTCGCTGCCGATCTCTGCGTTCACACGCCAACAGCTGCTGCGGACTATGCGGTTCCAGAACTAGAGACTTTAACTAGCGAGCATGAAGAACGCTGTCTGACCTTGAAAAATGCCATGCAAACCTATCTGGATCGGCAAGACGATCGTTTGCAACGTTTGCGCAATAGTTTGGAGCGCCTGCAACCGGATCGGCAGATCGAACGAGAGCGGCAAACCTTGCATTGGAAGCGCCGTCAGTCGATCCAACTGATTTTGCAGTATTTGCAACGGGAAACGCAACGATGCGAATACCTGCGACAAAAATTAGCAACTCTCGACCCGAATCGCGTCTTAAAACGAGGATATGCTGTGGTGAGAACGGAAGAAGGAGCGATCGCTCGCTCGACAACTTCGTTACAATTAGATCGAGAGTTATCCATCCAATTGAGTGAAGGAACCGTTCATGTCAAAATTGTCCGCATTGTACCGTAG
- a CDS encoding GrpB family protein, with amino-acid sequence MRKVEVVLHNPQWQEAFQVEAEHLQQALGNNAIAIHHIGSTAISGIYAKPNR; translated from the coding sequence ATGCGCAAGGTTGAAGTTGTACTGCATAACCCACAGTGGCAAGAAGCATTTCAAGTCGAGGCAGAACATCTGCAACAGGCTTTAGGAAATAATGCGATCGCCATCCACCATATTGGCAGTACGGCTATCTCCGGTATCTATGCTAAACCGAACAGATAA
- the petE gene encoding plastocyanin translates to MKTLAKSLVCLALSLLLSVGINLAPAAAATVEVKMGADNGMLSFVPNTIEVSPGDTIKWVNNKLGPHNAMVDGLAGVSKKQLLFKAGDSYESAIPDDAAAGTYAFYCEPHRGAGMQGKLIVK, encoded by the coding sequence ATGAAAACTTTAGCAAAATCTCTTGTATGTCTGGCGCTCTCTCTGCTACTGAGTGTTGGTATTAATCTTGCACCTGCTGCTGCTGCAACTGTTGAAGTGAAAATGGGCGCGGATAATGGCATGTTATCCTTTGTTCCCAACACGATCGAAGTTTCTCCTGGAGATACGATTAAGTGGGTAAACAACAAACTCGGTCCGCACAACGCAATGGTTGACGGGCTAGCTGGCGTATCCAAAAAGCAACTTCTGTTCAAAGCAGGAGATAGCTATGAGTCTGCTATTCCCGATGATGCTGCTGCAGGAACCTATGCATTCTATTGCGAGCCTCATCGCGGTGCGGGAATGCAAGGAAAATTGATTGTGAAATAG
- the xseB gene encoding exodeoxyribonuclease VII small subunit, translated as MAKSSNRKSQSASKWNYEATVALVEDIIARMEAGNLELDEAFDQFTLAVEYLKECDSFLAQKQEQMDIAIETLTDSPEF; from the coding sequence ATGGCTAAATCCTCTAACCGTAAATCTCAGTCCGCCTCGAAATGGAACTACGAAGCCACGGTTGCATTGGTCGAGGATATTATTGCGCGTATGGAAGCTGGCAATTTAGAGCTGGATGAAGCGTTTGACCAATTTACCTTAGCTGTAGAGTATTTGAAAGAATGTGATAGTTTCCTAGCGCAAAAACAGGAACAAATGGATATTGCGATCGAAACTTTAACGGATTCGCCAGAGTTTTAA
- a CDS encoding TIGR04168 family protein, with protein MNDTKPAALTVAVVGDVHGLWENADAEALEALGVDLVLFVGDFGNESLETVRAIAQLSLPKAVILGNHDCWYTASPWGKKKCPYDPQIEDRVSEQLQILGETHVGYSKLDFPQFQLSVVGGRPFSWGGSDWKNPGFYRDRYGINNFAESTRAIVNSIKQTLYSVVIAIAHCGPYGLGDRPEDICGKDWNPIGGDYGEPDLADAIAQSRHLGKQIPLVAFGHMHHRLRHTQARLRATTARDTYGTFYLNAARVPRIIVGDRGKLRNFSLVTLENGSVSEAKLIWVNERHQIETEEILYTIRPSIAEIGYTRNP; from the coding sequence ATGAACGATACTAAACCTGCTGCTCTCACCGTCGCCGTGGTTGGAGACGTACACGGCCTATGGGAAAATGCTGATGCTGAAGCTCTGGAAGCCTTGGGTGTCGATCTGGTCCTGTTTGTTGGAGATTTTGGCAACGAGTCCCTGGAGACCGTCCGAGCGATCGCGCAGTTATCCCTACCGAAGGCAGTTATCCTCGGCAACCACGACTGTTGGTACACTGCCTCCCCTTGGGGAAAGAAAAAATGCCCTTACGATCCTCAGATTGAAGACCGCGTGAGCGAGCAATTACAGATTTTGGGCGAAACTCATGTGGGTTACTCGAAACTAGACTTTCCGCAATTTCAGCTCAGCGTCGTTGGAGGTCGTCCTTTTAGTTGGGGAGGCTCGGATTGGAAAAATCCTGGGTTTTATCGCGATCGCTATGGAATTAATAATTTTGCCGAATCGACGCGCGCTATTGTGAATTCAATAAAGCAAACTCTTTATTCCGTTGTGATTGCGATCGCTCACTGCGGCCCTTACGGTCTTGGCGATCGCCCGGAAGATATCTGCGGTAAGGACTGGAACCCCATTGGCGGTGACTATGGCGAACCGGATCTCGCCGATGCGATCGCTCAATCTCGCCATCTGGGGAAACAGATTCCTCTCGTCGCTTTCGGTCACATGCACCATCGCCTGCGCCATACTCAAGCCAGATTGCGAGCTACGACTGCAAGGGATACATACGGTACGTTCTACCTGAATGCCGCCAGAGTTCCACGAATTATTGTCGGCGATCGCGGTAAACTTCGCAACTTCTCTTTAGTTACCTTGGAAAACGGATCGGTCTCTGAAGCGAAGTTAATTTGGGTCAACGAGCGCCACCAGATCGAGACCGAAGAAATTCTATATACCATCCGGCCATCTATAGCTGAGATCGGCTATACTAGAAATCCATGA